One genomic segment of Synergistota bacterium includes these proteins:
- a CDS encoding HDOD domain-containing protein → MERFKLKETILSKLRDLPTLPDVANRVMEIASNPRSSAADMGKVISQDQALTARILKLVNSAYYGFPRKISTVTQAVVILGFRTVRDLVLSISVSELFKGKKQAGMDLEALWLHNLGVAVTSKILAQRIDYDQPDEAFTAGLLHDLGKLVLIRFMPKDYEKVATIAKNGGKWIRDVEEDILGVDHAVVGKWVAEKWKFPPQLTHAILMHHQPQAESEYPELVSIVHGADVFARIKRIGSGGDNQIPSFKKEAWATLRLKPQDLNEIYAQIDEEMENAKSFFETLRKG, encoded by the coding sequence ATGGAACGTTTCAAGCTTAAGGAAACGATCCTTTCCAAGCTCCGGGATCTCCCCACTCTTCCGGACGTAGCAAACAGAGTAATGGAAATCGCGAGCAATCCGCGTTCCTCAGCAGCGGACATGGGGAAAGTGATATCACAGGACCAGGCTCTAACCGCAAGGATCCTGAAGCTTGTCAACTCCGCCTACTATGGCTTTCCTCGAAAGATATCCACCGTAACCCAGGCAGTTGTAATTCTTGGTTTTAGAACCGTGAGGGACTTGGTCTTAAGCATCTCGGTCTCCGAGCTCTTTAAGGGGAAAAAGCAGGCAGGCATGGACCTGGAAGCGCTCTGGCTACATAACCTTGGCGTGGCGGTAACCTCCAAGATACTGGCACAGAGGATAGATTATGATCAACCCGATGAGGCCTTTACAGCGGGCTTGCTGCATGATCTTGGAAAACTCGTTCTTATAAGATTCATGCCCAAGGATTATGAAAAGGTAGCAACCATAGCCAAAAATGGAGGAAAGTGGATAAGAGACGTTGAGGAAGACATTCTGGGGGTGGATCACGCAGTCGTGGGGAAATGGGTGGCTGAAAAATGGAAATTTCCTCCGCAGCTGACTCATGCCATACTTATGCACCATCAGCCTCAAGCGGAAAGCGAATACCCGGAGCTCGTCTCAATCGTTCACGGTGCGGATGTTTTCGCGAGAATAAAAAGGATAGGAAGTGGAGGTGATAATCAGATTCCCTCATTTAAAAAAGAAGCCTGGGCAACCTTGAGGCTCAAGCCTCAGGATCTCAACGAAATATATGCTCAGATAGATGAGGAAATGGAAAACGCCAAAAGCTTCTTTGAGACTCTGAGAAAAGGATGA
- a CDS encoding PAS domain S-box protein, whose amino-acid sequence MNGLEKTLRDLKQAYEELTRLRKISEEIGLASSVESVKEVLLRYAERIAPSLKEKYVIFTDENEPPPEIRERWERWKREGVVDWIRRQGKTTVLPEDNLTYIFTPLRVKGKCIGILIISTESSPEEFSQQILQLLDTVAHQAAVGIENVRLYKEIEKMKDFLQEMFNQLLHGILVVSREGGIQAFNKKLLELLKIDLSEDLKGKVIDEAFDEIFSLKLKELMVETFVKGRLIDQEFDYSKGDYRIPLGISSTIFREGGEDSGIIFIVRDLSETKELEKLRKLDKLKSEFISSVSHELRTPLTAIRGFVELMLDSIEELDTETARTYLEIIDDEAERLTRLINNLLDFSRLETGRLNLEMSEFNVEEIVDRAIKMFEGKAKERGLKLYKEIEKNLPPVKGDKHKLLQVLINLLDNAIKYIGDGKRIWVRVCSENGRRVKICVEDEGIGIPKESLPYIFDKFFRVEGDHFHKVSGLGLGLAIAKHIVEAHKGRIWVESEPGVGSKFFFCIPFSQEVDETGEREEGKDNSSRG is encoded by the coding sequence ATGAATGGCTTAGAGAAAACCCTGAGAGATTTAAAACAAGCATATGAAGAGCTAACGAGACTCAGAAAAATATCCGAGGAGATAGGGCTTGCCTCATCAGTCGAAAGCGTTAAGGAAGTGCTCCTAAGATACGCTGAGAGGATAGCGCCCTCGCTTAAGGAAAAGTATGTTATCTTCACGGATGAGAATGAACCACCACCGGAAATAAGAGAGCGCTGGGAAAGGTGGAAACGGGAAGGAGTTGTAGACTGGATAAGAAGACAAGGAAAAACCACGGTGCTACCCGAAGATAATTTAACCTATATCTTTACTCCCCTCAGGGTTAAAGGGAAATGTATAGGGATTCTTATCATATCCACTGAGAGTTCACCAGAGGAGTTCAGTCAGCAAATTCTTCAGCTTTTGGACACCGTAGCCCATCAAGCAGCCGTGGGAATAGAAAACGTGAGGCTCTACAAAGAAATCGAGAAAATGAAGGATTTCCTTCAAGAGATGTTCAACCAGCTTCTTCACGGCATACTTGTAGTAAGCAGGGAGGGAGGAATTCAAGCGTTTAATAAAAAGCTATTGGAGCTTCTCAAGATAGACCTAAGTGAGGACCTCAAGGGCAAGGTTATAGATGAGGCTTTCGATGAAATTTTCTCCCTAAAGCTAAAGGAGCTTATGGTAGAGACATTCGTAAAGGGGAGATTAATAGACCAGGAGTTCGATTATTCAAAGGGAGATTACCGCATACCGCTGGGAATAAGCTCAACCATCTTTAGAGAGGGAGGAGAAGATAGCGGAATAATATTTATAGTCAGAGATCTATCAGAAACGAAGGAGCTTGAAAAGCTAAGAAAACTCGATAAGTTAAAGAGCGAGTTTATATCGAGCGTAAGCCATGAATTGAGAACACCACTTACAGCGATAAGAGGATTCGTTGAGTTAATGCTCGATAGCATTGAGGAGCTCGATACTGAAACTGCTCGAACATATCTTGAGATAATAGACGACGAGGCAGAGCGCTTAACGCGATTAATAAATAACCTGCTTGATTTCTCAAGATTGGAAACCGGCAGGTTAAACCTTGAAATGAGCGAATTCAACGTGGAAGAAATAGTAGACCGCGCGATAAAGATGTTCGAAGGAAAGGCAAAAGAGAGAGGATTAAAGCTATATAAGGAAATAGAGAAAAACTTACCCCCCGTTAAAGGAGACAAGCATAAATTGCTTCAGGTCCTTATAAACCTCTTAGATAACGCCATTAAATATATAGGAGATGGCAAGAGAATATGGGTAAGGGTTTGTTCTGAAAATGGAAGAAGAGTTAAGATATGCGTGGAAGATGAGGGAATAGGAATCCCGAAAGAGAGCCTGCCATATATATTTGACAAGTTTTTCAGAGTAGAGGGAGATCATTTCCACAAGGTAAGCGGCCTTGGACTTGGGTTGGCCATAGCTAAACACATCGTTGAAGCCCACAAGGGAAGGATCTGGGTAGAGAGTGAACC